One window of the Salvia miltiorrhiza cultivar Shanhuang (shh) chromosome 6, IMPLAD_Smil_shh, whole genome shotgun sequence genome contains the following:
- the LOC130990218 gene encoding uncharacterized protein LOC130990218, giving the protein MISSQFEPWSELEGKIVMVTGASSGLGLEFCVDLAKAGCRIIAAARRINRLNSLCHQINQTDSSRRAIAVELDVTADGLAIATCVEKAWDAFGRIDVLINNAGVNGPKKISLELSEKEWEHVVKTNLKGSWVVSKYIGARMRDSGHGGSIINISSVLGLNRAQYRNSVSYSSSKAGLDSMTRVMALELGDYNIRVNSIAPALFIAEMTESIYRNHMNKVKSLVEKTVPLKSLGTTNPALTSVVRYLIHDSSSYVSGNIFIVDSGGTLPAYPIFSSL; this is encoded by the exons ATGATCAGTAGCCAATTTGAGCCATGGTCTGAACTGGAGGGCAAAATCGTCATGGTCACCGGCGCATCCTCCGGCCTCGGCCTTGAGTTCTGCGTCGACCTCGCTAAGGCTGGTTGCAGGATCATTGCCGCTGCACGTAGAATCAACCGACTCAACTCCCTCTGTCATCAAATCAATCAAACGGACAGTTCGCGTCGAGCTATCGCAGTGGAGCTCGACGTCACGGCCGATGGCCTGGCCATCGCCACTTGCGTCGAGAAAGCTTGGGATGCATTCGGACGCATAGATGTTCTCATCAAC AACGCTGGTGTCAATg ggcCAAAGAAAATATCACTAGAGCTCTCCGAGAAGGAATGGGAACATGTAGTCAAAACAAACTTGAAAGGCTCTTGGGTGGTCTCCAAGTACATCGGAGCGCGGATGCGCGATAGCGGCCACGGCGGCTCAATCATCAACATCTCATCAGTTCTCGGCTTGAATCGAGCACAATACCGCAATAGCGTTTCCTATAGTTCATCCAAAGCCGGCCTTGATTCTATGACCAGG GTCATGGCGTTGGAGCTCGGAGATTACAATATAAGAGTGAATTCAATTGCACCGGCATTGTTCATAGCTGAGATGACAGAAAGTATATATCGAAACCATATGAACAAGGTTAAAAGTTTGGTTGAAAAAACAGTTCCACTAAAAAGTCTTGGAACAACCAATCCAGCACTTACATCTGTCGTTCGCTATTTGATTCATGATTCGTCAAGCTACGTTTCAGGCAATATCTTCATTGTTGATTCTGGTGGCACTCTCCCAGCTTATCCCATTTTCTCTTCACTTTGA
- the LOC130990220 gene encoding uncharacterized protein LOC130990220 — MATEILHQLEPWSHLDGKIVMVTGASSGLGYEFCLDLAKAGCRVVAAARRTDRLRSLCDQINAMDAPNGSSSCRAIAVELDVSAGGPAIAASVERAWAAFGSINALINNAGVRGQVRSSIDLSEEEWNSVVKTNLNGSWLVSKYVGERMRSTAGGSIINISSVSGLNRSTFRGGVAYGASKAGLDYMTKAMALELGDYNIRVNSIAPGVFKSEITEDLLQKNWMKNVAEKSVPLKTFGTSDPALTSLIRYLIHHSSSYVSGNVFIVDAGYTLPGYPIFSSL, encoded by the exons ATGGCTACTGAAATCCTACACCAATTGGAGCCATGGTCTCACCTCGACGGAAAAATCGTCATGGTCACCGGGGCCTCCTCGGGCCTCGGCTACGAGTTCTGCCTCGATCTCGCCAAGGCCGGCTGCAGAGTCGTAGCCGCGGCCCGTAGAACCGACCGCCTCAGGTCCCTCTGCGATCAAATCAATGCAATGGACGCTCCCAACGGCAGCAGCTCGTGTCGAGCTATCGCGGTGGAGCTCGACGTCTCCGCTGGCGGCCCCGCCATTGCAGCCAGCGTGGAGAGAGCTTGGGCCGCATTCGGCTCAATTAATGCTTTAATTAACAATGCTGGTGTGAGAG GGCAAGTGAGATCGTCGATAGATCTCTCCGAGGAGGAATGGAACAGTGTGGTGAAAACAAACTTGAATGGGTCTTGGCTGGTGTCCAAGTACGTCGGCGAGCGGATGCGCAGCACTGCCGGTGGTTCAATCATCAACATCTCATCAGTTTCCGGCTTGAATCGGTCGACGTTTCGCGGCGGCGTTGCCTACGGTGCTTCTAAAGCTGGACTTGACTACATGACCAAG GCTATGGCGTTGGAATTGGGAGATTACAATATAAGGGTGAACTCAATTGCTCCAGGAGTATTTAAATCTGAAATAACGGAAGATCTTCTGCAGAAGAATTGGATGAAAAATGTTGCAGAGAAATCAGTTCCACTAAAAACATTTGGAACATCAGATCCAGCACTAACATCTCTCATTCGTTACTTAATTCATCACTCTTCCAGTTATGTTTCAGGCAACGTTTTTATTGTTGATGCTGGCTACACCCTCCCAGGCTATCCAATTTTCTCCTCTCTCTaa